The Thermoanaerobaculia bacterium genomic interval CGTGTTTAGCGAGACCGGTCGCCTGGAGCCAGGCGTAGAGATCGTCGAGCGTCTTTCCGGTCTTCTTCTGGATGTTCGCGAGTTGCGTCTGGATCGCCTTGTCGACTTCGGTCATCGCGCCTCCCTTGGCTCCGGTGGCTTGGAGGGGCGATTCTCACCCGTTTCCGCCCCGCCGTCGACCGGGCTGCCGAGAAACGACCCCGATGGGGTTACGATCCGCCGATGAATCGGACTCCGGGCGGCTTCCTTCACGGCGGATCCTGGATGGCCCTGGCTCTCGTGACCGGGCTCGCGGCGCCGGGATCTCCGGCTGCTGCGGCGGTCGTGGTGGAAGCGATCACGGCGCCGCCGGGGGCGCAGGCGCCGCTCGCGGCGGGCGATGCAGTGGTGCGCTGGCGGCTCACCGGCGCCTCGCCGGCGCGCTCCGGAGAGCTGGCGCACTGGGGGGAGCTCGAGCTCCTGCCGCTCATCGAGAGTCCGCGCGGCACCCTGGAGATCGACCTGGTGCGTGGCGGGTCGCCGCAGCGCGTGACGCTGGCGCCGGCGGCCTGGATCTTGAAAGGACGCCCGGCGGGTGCGGGCGCTGAGCTGCTGGCCTTCGTCGCCGGTTTCGCCGACAAGAGCTCGACGCTCGATGCCACCGGCGTCGAGGGGCGCCTGGCCGGGACTTCGGACGAGATTCGCAGCTGGGTCTGGGTACGATTCGCCGACGCGCGCGGCAAGCGCTCCGACTGGCTCGGGGCCGAGCAGGGCTATGCCATCGCGATCGCGCTCTCCCCAGCCATCGTCGCAGCCGATCTCGAACGCTTTCGGGGCGATGCCTTGCGGCGGCTCGGCAGGCTCGCCGAAGCGGAAGCCGCCTACCGACGCGCGCTCGCCGTCTGGAACCGGCTCGAGCCCGCGGGCCTGGGCGCCTCTACCGCGCTCGGCGCGCTGGGCTCCCTGCGCGCCGCGCAGTACGAGCTCGCCGAGGCGAACCGGTTCTACGCCGAGGTGGCTGCGATCCGGAAACGGCTCGCCGCCGGGAGCTGGCTGTACGCCAACGCGCTCAACAATCTCGGGACGCTCGCCGGACGCCGGAACGACCTGGCCGCGGCTGAAGACTACCTGCTCGAAGCGCTGGCGATCGCCGAGAGGGGGCAGGGTGACGCCGCACCCCTGCTCGCCAATCTGGGAATCGTGGCGCGTCTGCGCGGCGATTTCGAACGCGCGGAGATGTACACCCGCCGGGCGATCGGGCTCTTCCGCGAGGCGGGCAACCGCCGCGAAATGGCCAGCAAGCTCATGACGCTCGCCAACGTGCTCGGCGACCTCGGGCGATTCGATGACGCGTTCGCCACCTACGCCGAAGCCCTCGCAGGCCTCGCCGGCGAGCACCCCGACCGCGAACTGGTCGGCACCGTGCATGCCAATCGCGCCAAGGTCTTTCAATTGAAGGGTGACTACCCCGCCGCAGCGACCGATCTCGCCGCCGCCCGGACGTGGCTGGCTTTCGAGCTGCCGCGGACCTCGACCGAGGCCCTGGTGACGGCACTCGAGTCCGAGCAGGCGAAGGCGCGCGGAGATCTCGGCGAAGCGGGCCGCCTCGCGGAAATCACGCTCTCGGCGCGCTCCCGCCTCCAGCCCGACACCAGTTTCGAAGCGCAGGCCGCTTCGGAGCTGGCCGGCGTACGGGATTTGCAGGGTCGGACGGCGGACGCCGACACCCTCTTCCAGCGTTCGATTCGGGCCCTCGAACGGCAGCAGCAGCGTCTCGGCGGTGGCGATCGCGGCCTGGTCGCTTTCCGTACCAAGTACGCCGGAATCTACCGCGCTTATCAGGAGTTCCTGCTTCGCAACGCACGGACCGAAGCCGCCTTCGAGCTCTACGAGCGCTCGCGCGCTCAGGCGCTGCTGGCGCTCCTGCAGCAGCGCGATCTCGACTTCACCGAGAACGATCTCCCGCCGTCGCTGCACAGCCGGCGAAGCGCGATCCTGCTCGACATCGACCGCGCCTACCTCGCGCTCGCGAAAGTCCCGGAGGACGACGCCACCGCGCGCGAAGCCCAGCGCCAGGCTCTCGAATCGCTGCACGCCGAGCGGGAGCTCGTGACGCGCGAGATCCACGCCGCCTCGCCGCGCCTCGCCGCCATCGAGGCGCCACCGGCCCTCGCGCTCGACGCGATCCGGCGCGGTTTGGCGCCGGGGACGCTGCTGCTCGCCTACAGCGTCGGCGCGAAGTCGTCGACGTTGTTCGCTCTGCCCGCGGGAGGCGAGCTCACGGCCCACCCGATCGCCGCCGGCGAGCCCGAGCTCGCCGCCGACGTGCGGCGCTGGGTCGAGCTCACGACAGCGACCACGCTCGGTCGCGCCGAGCTCGCCGGCCTCGAGAGGCGCCTCGGTGACCGGCTGCTCTCGCCGGTCGCCGGCCAGCTGGCGAAGGCCCGGCGTTTGCTCGTCGTTCCGGATGGCGCTCTCCACGCGCTCGCTTTCGCCGCGCTCCCGGACCCGCGCGATCCGGGCAAGCGCCTGATCGAGGCACTCCCCGTGTCGCACCAGGTCTCGGCTTCGGTCCATGCCGCGCTCGCCAGGCGCCCGGCGGCCGGTATTGGCGCCATTGGAGCCATTGGATCCGTCGCCGTCTTCGCCGACCCGGTGACCGCGGCGACGGCACCGGCGCGCCTGCGGCGCGAGCTCGGCCGGTTGCCGGCGACGCGGCGCGAGGCGGCGCGAGTCAACCAGGCGTTCGGAGGCCGGGCGCACCTCTTCCTCGACGCCGACGCCACGGAGGCGACCGCCCGGCGGGAGATGGCTTCGGCGTCGCTCGCTCACTTCGCCACTCACGCGGTGGTCGACGAGGCGCTGCCGCTCGACTCGGCACTGGTGCTCTCGCCCTCTGGCGGCGACGAGGGGTTGCTCCAGGCCTGGGAGATCGCCGAGCAGGTGAAGCTCACGAGCGACCTCGTCGTGCTCTCGGCCTGCGAAACGGCGCGTGGCGGAGATCGCGGCGGCGAGGGGGTTCTCGGCCTGGTGCGGGCGATGCAGGTGGCCGGCGCCCGCAGTGTCGTCGCCAGCCTCTGGCGCGTCGACGACGAGTCGACCGCCGAGCTCATGGGACGCTTCTACTCGGCCCTCGCGACCGGACTGCCGCGCGACGAAGCGCTGCGCCGGGCCCAACTCGAGCTTCTGCGCGGCGGCGTCGAGGTCGAGCGCGACGGTCGCAAAGTGGCTCTGCGGACCTCGGAGCCGCGCCACTGGGCGCCGTTCATCCTGATCGGCCCGGCCGACTAGCGGGGCTCGGCGGCCGCGGGCGCCGACCGGCTACGGAGCGACAACGACACGGTAGTGCGCGATGCGCGCCCAGGTGGCTCCGATTCGTCCCTCGAGCTCGATGCCGAGTTCGCCCGCGCGCAGCGCACCGGCTGGGAGGAACAGCGCGTAGGCACCGCCAGCGGCCGGTTTGAGGCCGGTCGCCTGCCATTGCGGCCGTTCTGCCGCCGGCTCGCCCAGGCGCACGCGTACCTCCTCCCACGCCTCGGCTCGATCGGTGACCAGAAGCAGCGTCGTCGCGACACGGCGATCGACGCCTACCGCCGCAGCGTCGGCGGCCGCGGTGCCGCGCGTGCGGGAATCCGCGGGAAGGAGCTCGACGAGGGCGACCCGGGCCTCCGGCACCGGGGTCCGCGCGCGCATCGCGACCCACACCGAAAGTGCCGTGGTCGCAACAAGGGCAGCCGCCAGGGCGAGCGCCCGGCCCCATCGGCGCGGCGGCCCGGGCGCCGGGGCCGGCGCGACAGGACGCTGCCCGGCCGGGCCCGCGATCCCGGACGCCGCAGCCGAACCGGCAGCCGCCACCGAGCTTCGGTCGGCTCCGACCAGCTGAAGCTCCTCCCGGCACTCCGTGCAGTGCGCCAGGTGGAGCTCGAGGGTGGAGCGCTCGAGGCCGTCCGCAGGGTCGAGCGGCAGCCCGAGAGCGTAGTCCACGAGCGTCGCCGCCTCGGGGTGGCCGGCGAACAGCGCGCTCGCTTCGCGGGTGGCCGCGAGCGCCCCGCGGCACTCCGCGCAGCCCGCGAGATGGGCTGAAAGTTCGGCCCGCTCCACGGGGCTGAGGCTCCCGTGCAGGAACCAGGGAAGGCGCTCTTCGATCTCGCGGCAGGTGAGGTCGCTCATCTTCTCCTATGTCACCCCGGCCGGTTTCGCGTTACCGCCGGCCGTCCATCGCGCACGCGCTGCCAGGGCTTTCTCGCGGCAGCGCAGGACGCGCACGCGCAGCGTGCCGGCGGCGACGCCGAGCGCCTCGCCCATCGCTTCGTAGCCCAGCCCACGGTGGATCATCGCCCAGAGCTCACGGCAGTGTTCGGGCATCCCGGCGAGGACGCGCAGGGCGAGCTCGAGGTCGTGCCGACGGCGGGCAGCCTCGTAGGGGGTCGGTTGCGGATCGACCAGTTGCACGTCGTCGAGGTCGACCCACTGCTTTCCGCGCCGCGCCCGCAGCCGGTTCAGGCACTTGTGGTGCACCATCCGGCGGACGTAGGTCGCGAGCCGGCTCCGCCCCTCGAAGCGCCCGGCGGAGAGCGCCTCGATCAACTCGAGCACGACCTCCTGTTCGAGATCCTCGATCTCGGCGGCGAGGCGGAACCGGTAGGGGCTCACGGCGCCGCGCACCCAGCGCCGCACCTCGGCGATCGCCGATTCGTCACCAGCCACGACTGCGGCGACGAGACGCTCCTCCTCCGCGGTTGTCCTGTCGGGTTCGGGCCGGGACGATTTCGCGGAGGGCTCGGGCACAGGGCGGGCTCGGTGGACGGGCCGATCCTAGGACGGGAGCGTCCCCCGCCGCCAATACCCCGTGCCGAATGCCCCGCCAGCCGATAGAATCCGCCTCCCGGGCCGGCGAACCAGGCAGCGCGCGAACCAGCGTGATCGTCCTCGCTCTGCGATCGCGCTCACGTCCGTCCGGCGAACGATTTCCGAAAGGGCAGAACATGCGAATTGCAGCCTGGGCCACCGCTGCCGTGCTCCTTCCCGCCACCCTGGTGGGGCAGGAGAATCCGCACGCCTTCACCGGCGCGCGCATCCTCACCATCACCGGCGGCGAGATCGAGAACGGTACCCTTCTCGTCCATCGCGGGAAGATCGCTGCGGTCGGCAGCGGCATCGCGATCCCGCCGGGGGCGATCGTGCACGACGTCTCGGGCCGGATCCTGATGCCGGGGCTCGTCGACACGCACTCCCACGTCGGGCAGGTGGCGGGCGCCGACGGCAGCGCGCCGATCCAGCCCGAGGTCCGGGCGCTCGACAGCGTCAACGTCCGCCACGCCGGCATCCAGAAGGCGCAGGCGGGCGGCATCACGACCGCCAACGTCATGCCCGGCTCGGGCCACCTGCTCTCCGGGCAGACCGTCTACTTGAAGCTCCGCGACGGCTCGACGGTCGAGGAGCTCGCGATCCGCCTGCCGGACGGAGCGATCGCCGGCGGCATGAAGATGGCCAACGGCACGAACTCGCGCAAAGACCCCCCTTTCCCCGGCTCGCGCGGAAAGTCGGCCGCGCTGGTGCGCGAGCAGTACGTCAAGGCGCGGGAGTACTGCGGCAAGCGCAACGATCCGAAGATCGCCGCCGACAAGCGACCGGCCCGAGAGCTGGCGATGGAGGGTCTGTGCGAGGTCCTTTCGGGCCGGCGCATCGTTCATCACCATACCCATCGTCACGACGACATCGTCACCGTGCTGCGGCTCGCCGAGGAGTTCGGATTCCGCGTCGTGTTGCACCACGTCAGCGAGGGCTGGAAAGTCGCCGAGGAGATCGCGCGCGCCAAAGTCCCGGCCTCGATCATCCAGATCGACAGCCCCGGCGGCAAGCTCGAAGCGGTGGACCTCATTTTCGAGACCGGAGCCACCCTGGAGAAAGCCGGCGTCCTCCTCGCGTACCACACCGACGACCCGATCACCGACTCGAGGCTCTTCCTGCGTTCGGCGGCGATGGGCGTGCGCGCCGGCCTCTCCCGGCAGACCGCCCTCGCGGCACTGACGCTCAACGGCGCCAGGATGCTCGATCTCGACCCGCGCGTCGGCTCGCTCGAGGCCGGCAAGGACGCCGACTTCATCGTTCTCGACGGCGATCCGCTCAGCGTCTACACGAAGGTGCTCGAAACCTGGGTCGAGGGCGAGAAGGTCTTCGATCGCAGCGATCCGCTCGACCACCTCTTCGCCGTCGGCGGCTACGGCGCCGGCCACGATTCGATCGCCAACGAAGAGCTCGAGATGGAGGGGTCGCGATGACGACCGGGAAGCAGGAAAAGCGCGCATTCACCCTCGTCGCGACCCTCGCGACCTTAGCGATCCTCGCGGTCACCGCGGTGACGACGCCCGGGGCGGCGCGGGCCCAGAGTCTCGCGATCCGCGCCGGGACGGTCCACACGATGGCCGGCCCGCCGATTTCCGACGGCGTCATCGTCATCCGCGACGGCCGGATCGAGAGCATCGGACCGGGCGCGTCGACTCCGGTGCCGGCGGGGTTCCGCCTCCTCACCGCAACGGTCGCGACGCCCGGTCTCGTCGACGCGCACAGCGTCGTCGGGCTCGCCGGCTACCTCAATCAGCCGCACGACCAGGATCAGCTCGAGCGCTCGGCCCCGATGCAACCGCAGCTGCGGGCCATCGACGCCTACAACGCGCAGGAGCCCCTGGTCGGCTGGCTGCGCAGCTTCGGCGTGACGACGATCCACACCGGCCACGGCCCGGGAGCTCTCGTCTCAGGCCAGACCATGATCGCGAAGACCCGCGGCTCGACCGTCGACGAGGCGGTCGTCCGGCCGCTGGCGATGATCGCCTCGAATCTGGGCCCGTCGGCGCTCGCCGAGAAGGAGAAGTCGCCGGGCACCCGCGCCAAACAGATGTCGCTGCTGCGCTCCGCGCTGATTCGCGCCGACGAGTATCGCAAGAAGGTCACCGCCGCGGGGGCCGCCGAGAAGCCGCCCCGCGACCTCGAGCTCGAGGCACTGGCCTCCGTTCTCGACGGCAAGACGCCGCTCCTCGTCACCGTGAACCGGGCGCAGGACATCCTCTCCGCCCTCCGTCTCGCCGCCGAGTTCCGGATCCGCGTCGTGCTCGACGGCGCCGCGGAGGCCTACCTCGTGCTCGACGAGATCCGCGCCGCCGGCGTGCCGGTGATTCTCCACCCGAGCATGGCGCGCGCCTTCGACGAGCGCGAGAACCTCTCCTTCGAGACCGCCTCCCGGCTCAAGGCGGCGGGGATCCCGTTCGCGCTCCAGAGTGGCTATGAGAGTTACGTCCCGAAGACCCGCGTCGTCCTGTTCGAAGCCGGCATCGCCGCGGCCAACGGCCTGGAGCTCGCCGACGCGCTGGCGGCGATCACGCTCGACGCGGCGAAGGTCCTCGGCGTCGCCGATCGCGTCGGCTCGCTCGAAAAGGGCAAGGACGGCGACGTCGCACTCTTCGACGGCGATCCGTTCGAGTACACGACGCACGTCACCGGCGTCGTCATCGACGGCGTCGTGGTGAGCGAAGCGAGCCGATGACCGTGGCACCGGGCGCCGTCCCGGAGATTTTGCCGCCCGCTCCGGCGGCGCCACCCGCGGCGGTGAAGCTCAGCGTGGTCGTGCCCGTCTGGAACGAGCGCTTTCTGGTGCGGGACCTCCTGGCACGGGTCCTCGCGGTCGAGGATCCCTGCATCCGGGAGCTCGAGGTGGTGGTGGTCGACGACGGCTCGACCGACGGCACGCGCGATCTCCTGCGCCAACTGGCGCGGGATGAACCGCGGGTGCGCTACTTCGAGCACGCGCGCAACATGGGAAAAGGCGCCGCCATCCGCACCGGCATCGCCGCCGCGACGGGCGATCTGACGCTCTTCCAGGACGCCGACCTCGAGTACGACCCGCGCGACTATCCGCGGCTCGTCCGGCCGTTCCTCGAGGACGGCGCCGATGTCGTCTACGGCTCCCGTTTTCTCGCCGCCGACCGCCGGCGGGTCCTGCGCTTCCGCCACTCGCGGGTGAACCGCTGGCTCACCTGGATGAGCAACTTCTTCACCGACCTCGATCTCACCGACATGGAGACCTGCTACAAGGTCTTCCGCACCGAGCTCCTGAAGTCGATCCCGCTGCGCTCGAACGACTTCGCGCTCGAGCCCGAAATCACGGCCAAGATCGCCAAGCGTGGCTTCCGGATCTTCGAGGTGCCGGTGAGCTACCTCGGGCGGACGCATCTCGAGGGCAAGAAGATCGGCTGGCGCGACGGCTTCAGGGCGATCGCCACGATGATCCGCTACTGGCTGGTGGACGACGCCTACGCTCCCGACGAGTACGGCTCGCACATTCTCACCAGCCTGGAAAAGGCCCGTCGTTTCAACCGCTGGATGGCCGACGAGGTGCGTCCCAACGTCGGCGCCCGCGTGCTCGAGATCGGCGCCGGCATCGGCAAC includes:
- a CDS encoding CHAT domain-containing protein — encoded protein: MNRTPGGFLHGGSWMALALVTGLAAPGSPAAAAVVVEAITAPPGAQAPLAAGDAVVRWRLTGASPARSGELAHWGELELLPLIESPRGTLEIDLVRGGSPQRVTLAPAAWILKGRPAGAGAELLAFVAGFADKSSTLDATGVEGRLAGTSDEIRSWVWVRFADARGKRSDWLGAEQGYAIAIALSPAIVAADLERFRGDALRRLGRLAEAEAAYRRALAVWNRLEPAGLGASTALGALGSLRAAQYELAEANRFYAEVAAIRKRLAAGSWLYANALNNLGTLAGRRNDLAAAEDYLLEALAIAERGQGDAAPLLANLGIVARLRGDFERAEMYTRRAIGLFREAGNRREMASKLMTLANVLGDLGRFDDAFATYAEALAGLAGEHPDRELVGTVHANRAKVFQLKGDYPAAATDLAAARTWLAFELPRTSTEALVTALESEQAKARGDLGEAGRLAEITLSARSRLQPDTSFEAQAASELAGVRDLQGRTADADTLFQRSIRALERQQQRLGGGDRGLVAFRTKYAGIYRAYQEFLLRNARTEAAFELYERSRAQALLALLQQRDLDFTENDLPPSLHSRRSAILLDIDRAYLALAKVPEDDATAREAQRQALESLHAERELVTREIHAASPRLAAIEAPPALALDAIRRGLAPGTLLLAYSVGAKSSTLFALPAGGELTAHPIAAGEPELAADVRRWVELTTATTLGRAELAGLERRLGDRLLSPVAGQLAKARRLLVVPDGALHALAFAALPDPRDPGKRLIEALPVSHQVSASVHAALARRPAAGIGAIGAIGSVAVFADPVTAATAPARLRRELGRLPATRREAARVNQAFGGRAHLFLDADATEATARREMASASLAHFATHAVVDEALPLDSALVLSPSGGDEGLLQAWEIAEQVKLTSDLVVLSACETARGGDRGGEGVLGLVRAMQVAGARSVVASLWRVDDESTAELMGRFYSALATGLPRDEALRRAQLELLRGGVEVERDGRKVALRTSEPRHWAPFILIGPAD
- a CDS encoding zf-HC2 domain-containing protein — its product is MSDLTCREIEERLPWFLHGSLSPVERAELSAHLAGCAECRGALAATREASALFAGHPEAATLVDYALGLPLDPADGLERSTLELHLAHCTECREELQLVGADRSSVAAAGSAAASGIAGPAGQRPVAPAPAPGPPRRWGRALALAAALVATTALSVWVAMRARTPVPEARVALVELLPADSRTRGTAAADAAAVGVDRRVATTLLLVTDRAEAWEEVRVRLGEPAAERPQWQATGLKPAAGGAYALFLPAGALRAGELGIELEGRIGATWARIAHYRVVVAP
- a CDS encoding amidohydrolase family protein; amino-acid sequence: MTTGKQEKRAFTLVATLATLAILAVTAVTTPGAARAQSLAIRAGTVHTMAGPPISDGVIVIRDGRIESIGPGASTPVPAGFRLLTATVATPGLVDAHSVVGLAGYLNQPHDQDQLERSAPMQPQLRAIDAYNAQEPLVGWLRSFGVTTIHTGHGPGALVSGQTMIAKTRGSTVDEAVVRPLAMIASNLGPSALAEKEKSPGTRAKQMSLLRSALIRADEYRKKVTAAGAAEKPPRDLELEALASVLDGKTPLLVTVNRAQDILSALRLAAEFRIRVVLDGAAEAYLVLDEIRAAGVPVILHPSMARAFDERENLSFETASRLKAAGIPFALQSGYESYVPKTRVVLFEAGIAAANGLELADALAAITLDAAKVLGVADRVGSLEKGKDGDVALFDGDPFEYTTHVTGVVIDGVVVSEASR
- a CDS encoding sigma-70 family RNA polymerase sigma factor, giving the protein MPEPSAKSSRPEPDRTTAEEERLVAAVVAGDESAIAEVRRWVRGAVSPYRFRLAAEIEDLEQEVVLELIEALSAGRFEGRSRLATYVRRMVHHKCLNRLRARRGKQWVDLDDVQLVDPQPTPYEAARRRHDLELALRVLAGMPEHCRELWAMIHRGLGYEAMGEALGVAAGTLRVRVLRCREKALAARARWTAGGNAKPAGVT
- a CDS encoding amidohydrolase family protein encodes the protein MRIAAWATAAVLLPATLVGQENPHAFTGARILTITGGEIENGTLLVHRGKIAAVGSGIAIPPGAIVHDVSGRILMPGLVDTHSHVGQVAGADGSAPIQPEVRALDSVNVRHAGIQKAQAGGITTANVMPGSGHLLSGQTVYLKLRDGSTVEELAIRLPDGAIAGGMKMANGTNSRKDPPFPGSRGKSAALVREQYVKAREYCGKRNDPKIAADKRPARELAMEGLCEVLSGRRIVHHHTHRHDDIVTVLRLAEEFGFRVVLHHVSEGWKVAEEIARAKVPASIIQIDSPGGKLEAVDLIFETGATLEKAGVLLAYHTDDPITDSRLFLRSAAMGVRAGLSRQTALAALTLNGARMLDLDPRVGSLEAGKDADFIVLDGDPLSVYTKVLETWVEGEKVFDRSDPLDHLFAVGGYGAGHDSIANEELEMEGSR
- a CDS encoding glycosyltransferase: MTVAPGAVPEILPPAPAAPPAAVKLSVVVPVWNERFLVRDLLARVLAVEDPCIRELEVVVVDDGSTDGTRDLLRQLARDEPRVRYFEHARNMGKGAAIRTGIAAATGDLTLFQDADLEYDPRDYPRLVRPFLEDGADVVYGSRFLAADRRRVLRFRHSRVNRWLTWMSNFFTDLDLTDMETCYKVFRTELLKSIPLRSNDFALEPEITAKIAKRGFRIFEVPVSYLGRTHLEGKKIGWRDGFRAIATMIRYWLVDDAYAPDEYGSHILTSLEKARRFNRWMADEVRPNVGARVLEIGAGIGNITVWLLPRDSWMASDINPNYIHYLRNLTAAKPYLEVQRVDVERSEDFSQLRERFDTVICLNVLEHVGDPLQALRNMRSALAPGGTLVLYVPHGQRLYSSLDEVLGHRCRYDRAMLERELAATGFELAEWRFFNRAAIPGWWWNGKVLKRRSFSRVQLKLFDLAVPLLRRVDRLLPWPGLGLIAIARRVEPAAPGPAGATPA